Proteins encoded in a region of the Spirochaetota bacterium genome:
- a CDS encoding ORF6N domain-containing protein, with protein MDVMTEKQIVDKIYIVRGIKVMFDNDLAMLYGVETKQLKRQVGRNIDRFPDDFMFKLNYEEYREFIRCQFGSLKQGKHSKYQPMVFTELGVAMLSSVLQSQRAVHVNIQIKRIFANLRRIISSNETLMKRIDEMERKYDGQFRIVFVAIRQLLKEEETEDRKIGFTF; from the coding sequence ATGGATGTCATGACTGAGAAACAGATTGTTGATAAAATATATATCGTTAGAGGGATCAAGGTGATGTTTGATAACGATCTGGCAATGTTGTATGGTGTAGAAACAAAACAATTGAAACGGCAGGTTGGCAGAAATATCGATCGATTTCCCGATGATTTCATGTTCAAACTGAATTATGAGGAATACCGTGAGTTTATAAGGTGCCAATTTGGCTCCTTAAAACAAGGTAAACATTCCAAGTATCAGCCGATGGTCTTTACCGAGCTTGGCGTGGCTATGCTTTCGAGTGTATTGCAATCGCAACGGGCTGTTCATGTAAATATTCAAATAAAGAGGATATTTGCCAATCTTCGGAGAATAATATCATCCAATGAAACACTTATGAAGAGAATCGATGAAATGGAACGAAAGTATGACGGTCAGTTCAGAATTGTTTTTGTGGCGATCAGGCAGTTATTAAAAGAAGAAGAAACAGAAGACCGGAAGATTGGATTTACCTTTTAA
- a CDS encoding response regulator transcription factor, translating into MDSKKAIRVFIAEDEPYPRKLLLRYIEERSELKFEDFAETGDEALDKINAGAYDLLFIDINMPVLSGIEVVERLTRLPYVIFTTAYDQYAIKAFELGAIDYILKPFDRERFNKAVDRALSMIGKPSSGQRPMGALGLSCRDDRNHHIIPFDEIIYLESQAKHTVVHTTAKDLRIHSLLKDIAGRLPVKNFKRVHKQYIANFDYVSHVKYYSGGQYVIFLDDDEKTTIPMGRKYYEDLKDIVS; encoded by the coding sequence ATGGATAGCAAGAAAGCCATACGGGTATTCATCGCGGAGGACGAGCCGTATCCCCGTAAGCTCCTCCTGCGCTACATAGAGGAGCGGTCCGAGCTGAAGTTCGAGGATTTCGCCGAAACCGGAGATGAGGCCCTTGACAAGATCAACGCCGGCGCCTACGACCTGCTTTTCATCGACATCAACATGCCGGTGTTGTCCGGCATTGAGGTGGTGGAGCGTCTCACCCGCCTTCCCTATGTCATTTTCACCACCGCCTACGACCAGTACGCCATAAAGGCCTTCGAGCTGGGCGCCATCGATTATATCCTCAAGCCCTTCGACAGGGAGCGCTTCAACAAGGCCGTGGACCGGGCCCTCTCCATGATCGGGAAGCCCTCTTCAGGGCAAAGACCCATGGGCGCCCTCGGGCTCTCCTGCAGGGACGACCGCAACCATCACATCATTCCCTTTGACGAAATCATCTACCTGGAGTCGCAGGCGAAGCACACGGTGGTCCATACAACCGCAAAAGACCTCAGGATCCACAGCCTCTTAAAGGATATCGCCGGCAGGCTGCCGGTGAAGAACTTCAAGCGCGTTCACAAGCAGTACATAGCCAATTTCGATTATGTTTCCCACGTGAAATACTACAGCGGCGGCCAATACGTCATCTTCCTCGACGACGATGAAAAAACCACCATCCCCATGGGACGCAAGTACTACGAGGACCTCAAAGACATTGTTTCGTGA
- a CDS encoding PaaI family thioesterase has translation MDRKAFQDFYPDHFSHCYGCGRLNDHGLKIKSHWDGDESVCTICPEPYHIGMKGFVYGGLIASIIDCHSTGTAAAAAYRREGREMGTEPPLRFVTGSLHVDYLKPTPIEGPLELRSRVTEIKERKVVVETDLSVGGIVCARGTVVAVKIPDSMIPKE, from the coding sequence ATGGATCGCAAAGCCTTTCAGGATTTCTACCCGGACCACTTCAGCCACTGTTACGGCTGCGGCCGTCTCAATGACCATGGTTTAAAGATCAAGAGCCACTGGGACGGGGACGAGAGCGTGTGCACGATCTGTCCGGAGCCGTACCATATAGGCATGAAGGGATTCGTCTATGGCGGCCTCATCGCGTCGATCATCGACTGCCACAGCACGGGGACAGCTGCAGCTGCCGCGTACCGCCGGGAAGGGCGGGAAATGGGCACGGAACCTCCCCTGCGGTTCGTCACCGGGTCGCTCCACGTGGATTACCTGAAGCCCACTCCCATCGAGGGGCCCCTGGAGCTCCGCTCACGGGTAACAGAGATCAAGGAGCGGAAGGTCGTGGTGGAGACGGACCTGTCGGTGGGCGGCATCGTCTGCGCCAGGGGCACCGTCGTGGCCGTGAAGATCCCTGACTCCATGATTCCGAAGGAGTAG
- a CDS encoding nucleotide pyrophosphohydrolase yields the protein MDNTTTIEDLKKSVIEFRDRRNWKQFHDIKNLSMGLSVEAAELQELFLWKTPAEIEAMVGTAGERKKIEEELADVFVFLLYLAEAAGINLSTAVREKLQVNEKKYPVEKSYNSSKKYTEF from the coding sequence ATGGACAACACCACCACAATCGAAGATTTGAAAAAATCCGTAATAGAATTCCGAGACCGGCGGAACTGGAAGCAGTTCCACGACATCAAGAACCTTTCCATGGGCCTTTCGGTGGAGGCGGCGGAGCTGCAAGAGCTCTTTCTCTGGAAGACTCCGGCTGAGATCGAAGCCATGGTCGGAACTGCCGGAGAGCGGAAAAAAATAGAGGAGGAGCTCGCGGACGTATTCGTGTTTCTGCTGTACCTGGCAGAGGCGGCAGGCATCAACCTTTCGACAGCGGTACGGGAGAAGCTCCAGGTGAACGAGAAGAAATATCCAGTGGAAAAAAGCTACAACAGCAGCAAAAAGTATACTGAATTCTAA
- a CDS encoding MFS transporter, with the protein MNASNQISANRISHALRSLRHRNYRLFFFGQGLSLVGTWMQSVATSWLVYRMTHSEFMLGLVAFAGQVPILLLSPIAGVLGDRVHRRSILIAVQVVAMAQAFALAALTIAGVIRIWEIALLALLLGVANAFEMPSRQAFVVEMIDDRADLGNAIALNSGIFNGSRLLGPAVAGILVAWAGEGICFALNGASYVAALAAYLMMNMTARRPVRPGAGLLFQMREGVAYSFGFRPIRDLIATVSLISLVAMAFPVILPIFAGTVLRGDSHTYGFLVAATGAGALSGVVFLAMRKSVLGLGRVISVSLVMFGVTLIGFSFSRSVALSFCILVLTGFAMITTMASCNTMVQTIVDEDKRGRVMSIYVMAVMGAAPLGSIIAGSVSAAVGAPDTVLGGGVLCILGGIVFALRLPSLRKIVRPIYRQMGIIPEVAAGIQAADEVPRPTE; encoded by the coding sequence ATGAACGCCTCCAATCAAATATCAGCCAATAGAATCAGCCATGCCCTGCGCTCGCTGCGGCACCGGAATTACCGGCTCTTTTTTTTCGGCCAGGGCCTGTCGCTGGTCGGCACCTGGATGCAGTCCGTCGCGACGAGCTGGCTGGTGTACCGCATGACCCATTCCGAGTTCATGCTGGGCCTTGTCGCCTTTGCCGGCCAGGTGCCCATCCTTCTGCTCTCGCCCATTGCCGGGGTCCTGGGGGACCGGGTGCACCGGCGCTCCATCCTAATCGCGGTGCAGGTCGTCGCCATGGCGCAGGCCTTCGCATTGGCCGCCCTGACTATCGCCGGCGTCATCCGGATCTGGGAGATCGCCCTCCTTGCCCTGCTCCTCGGCGTGGCCAACGCCTTTGAGATGCCCTCGCGCCAGGCCTTTGTCGTGGAAATGATCGATGACCGGGCGGATCTGGGGAATGCCATAGCCCTGAATTCCGGCATATTCAACGGCTCTCGCCTTCTCGGACCGGCCGTCGCCGGCATCCTGGTGGCCTGGGCCGGGGAAGGGATCTGCTTCGCCCTGAACGGGGCGAGCTATGTGGCCGCGCTGGCGGCCTACCTTATGATGAACATGACGGCGCGGCGGCCTGTCAGGCCCGGCGCCGGGCTCCTGTTCCAGATGAGGGAAGGCGTCGCCTATTCCTTCGGCTTCCGGCCCATCCGCGACCTCATTGCCACGGTGTCCCTTATCAGCCTGGTCGCCATGGCGTTCCCGGTGATACTACCCATTTTCGCCGGCACGGTGCTCCGGGGAGATTCCCATACCTACGGATTCCTGGTGGCGGCGACGGGCGCCGGCGCTCTCTCCGGGGTGGTCTTCCTGGCCATGCGGAAGAGCGTCCTGGGGCTGGGTCGCGTCATCAGCGTGTCCCTGGTGATGTTTGGCGTCACCCTCATCGGGTTTTCCTTCTCCCGCTCGGTGGCCCTGTCATTTTGCATACTGGTGCTGACGGGCTTCGCCATGATCACCACCATGGCCTCCTGCAACACCATGGTGCAGACCATCGTTGACGAGGACAAGCGTGGCAGGGTCATGAGCATTTACGTGATGGCGGTCATGGGCGCGGCGCCCCTGGGAAGCATCATTGCCGGGTCCGTGTCCGCGGCCGTCGGGGCGCCCGACACGGTCCTCGGCGGAGGCGTGCTGTGCATCCTGGGGGGCATTGTCTTCGCCCTCCGGCTTCCTTCCCTCAGAAAGATCGTGCGGCCCATTTACCGCCAGATGGGGATCATACCCGAAGTGGCCGCGGGGATACAGGCAGCCGACGAGGTGCCGCGGCCGACGGAATGA
- a CDS encoding N-6 DNA methylase codes for MKSGKLLVEQKVEDFHKNEKMYLDKSFQETEARNRFIDPLFMALGWEFDQTGIQRRHWDVHREFSQRDNSSTKKPDYAFRINGKVKFFVEAKAPWVPLTEKGPVFQAKRYAFSTGGKTPIVVLTDFQEFRVFNSMARPIFDNPLQGLIKDYDFKYTDFPDKWDRLYGMFSKEAVLEGSLDLLAGKISKSTKSLDTEFLADITQYRETLAKNIALRNKALSVDEINEAVQRILDRLIFIRNIEDRGIEEEGLLMRMAETKDDDAVYKSLIPVFQRLDGAYNGLLFKKHFSEDLAIDGKAIKGIVKSLCWPESPFQFDIIEPEILGRIYEKFLGSKIRLTGEHRAKVEEKPEVRKAGGVYYTPEYIVRYIVENTVGEAVKGLSPEQIGKIKILDPACGSGSFLIGALDYLIEYHRHWYSEHRAEKKYKDHWYETPEGEVNLTIQKKREILTGNIYGVDIDREATEVAIMSLYLKLLEEGFDKGEAQLFVGTLLPDMTKNIRCGNSLIGSDYYDGRDLKLFSDEEFKSVNAFDWADKNGFPEVMKSGGFDCVIGNPPYVRQEMISDYKEYFQSHFKAYHGVADLYAYFIEKGVSLLKPGGRFSYIVANKWMRANYGGPLRELLLKSGIAEIIDFGDLPVFQDATTYPCIITVAKGKTGGFDAAKVGDLDFIDLRTYLDGKRFAVSTSGLNNEGWSLSDEKTANLLEKIKSKGVPLGEYVGGKIYYGIKTGLNEAFVIDAETRERLIKEDPKSAEIIKPFLAGRDIKRYETPVADKYLIFTRRGIKINDYPAIKEYLSQYKKQLEPGTGRKPGSYQWYEIQDTVAYYEEFEKPKIIVPAIVQNASYLIDNNSNYSNDKTTIIRPNDKSSLDNEIKFLFLLVAILNSKVSDYIIYSIASTKQGGYYEYKPMYISQIPIPLENVSNDKKQQLASLTLQMIETKKEKLQSQSELALSAIRKKADLIDRQIDALVYELYGLTEEEIKIVENMCK; via the coding sequence ATGAAAAGCGGAAAGCTGCTTGTGGAGCAGAAGGTTGAGGATTTCCACAAAAACGAAAAGATGTACCTGGACAAATCATTTCAGGAGACTGAGGCGCGCAACCGTTTCATAGATCCCCTCTTCATGGCCCTTGGATGGGAATTCGACCAGACCGGAATTCAACGGCGCCACTGGGATGTGCACCGTGAGTTTTCACAGCGAGACAATTCAAGCACAAAAAAACCTGATTATGCATTCAGGATTAACGGCAAGGTAAAATTCTTTGTCGAAGCCAAAGCTCCCTGGGTGCCTCTCACAGAAAAAGGGCCGGTTTTCCAGGCCAAGCGATATGCCTTTTCAACCGGCGGTAAAACGCCGATCGTGGTTCTCACCGATTTTCAGGAATTCCGGGTCTTCAACAGTATGGCGCGTCCGATTTTTGACAATCCGTTGCAGGGGCTCATAAAAGATTATGATTTTAAGTACACGGACTTCCCTGACAAATGGGACCGCCTCTACGGAATGTTCTCTAAAGAAGCGGTCCTTGAAGGAAGCCTTGACCTTCTTGCTGGAAAAATTTCCAAGAGCACCAAATCACTTGATACGGAATTCCTTGCTGATATAACCCAATACAGGGAAACACTGGCAAAAAATATCGCTTTGCGGAATAAAGCCCTGTCTGTAGACGAAATCAATGAAGCTGTACAGCGAATACTCGATCGTCTGATATTTATAAGAAACATCGAGGACCGGGGCATAGAGGAAGAAGGCCTGCTCATGCGCATGGCCGAAACAAAAGATGATGATGCGGTATATAAATCCCTGATACCCGTGTTCCAGCGTCTTGACGGAGCTTACAACGGCCTCCTGTTTAAAAAACATTTCAGCGAAGACCTTGCCATCGACGGAAAAGCCATAAAGGGCATCGTCAAGAGCCTCTGCTGGCCGGAATCGCCCTTCCAGTTCGATATCATAGAGCCGGAAATTCTGGGCCGCATTTATGAAAAGTTTCTCGGCTCAAAGATACGCCTCACCGGCGAGCACCGGGCCAAGGTTGAGGAGAAGCCGGAAGTGCGCAAGGCCGGCGGCGTATACTACACGCCGGAATACATCGTCCGATATATCGTCGAAAACACCGTCGGCGAAGCCGTTAAGGGGCTTTCGCCTGAGCAAATCGGCAAGATCAAAATACTCGACCCGGCGTGCGGGTCCGGAAGCTTTCTTATCGGCGCCCTTGACTATCTGATCGAATACCACCGCCACTGGTACAGTGAACACAGGGCCGAGAAGAAATACAAGGACCACTGGTATGAAACGCCCGAAGGCGAAGTGAATCTCACCATCCAGAAAAAAAGGGAAATTCTCACCGGCAATATATATGGCGTGGACATAGACCGTGAGGCAACGGAAGTTGCAATCATGAGCCTCTACCTGAAACTTCTTGAAGAGGGTTTCGACAAGGGCGAGGCGCAGCTCTTCGTGGGAACCCTCCTGCCGGACATGACGAAGAACATCCGGTGCGGCAACAGCCTGATCGGAAGCGACTACTACGATGGCAGGGACCTGAAGCTCTTCAGCGACGAGGAATTCAAAAGCGTGAACGCCTTCGACTGGGCCGATAAAAATGGGTTTCCGGAAGTCATGAAAAGCGGCGGCTTTGATTGCGTTATCGGGAACCCGCCGTACGTTCGCCAGGAGATGATTTCGGATTATAAAGAGTATTTCCAGAGCCATTTCAAGGCCTATCATGGTGTGGCGGACCTATACGCCTATTTTATAGAAAAAGGTGTATCTCTATTGAAACCCGGCGGCCGCTTCTCATATATCGTGGCGAACAAGTGGATGCGCGCCAACTACGGCGGACCTTTGAGGGAGTTACTGCTGAAATCAGGCATAGCCGAAATCATAGACTTCGGCGACCTGCCGGTGTTCCAGGACGCCACCACCTATCCATGCATTATCACCGTTGCCAAAGGAAAAACCGGCGGATTTGACGCCGCTAAAGTCGGGGACCTTGATTTCATCGATCTCAGGACTTATCTTGACGGGAAGCGCTTCGCTGTTTCAACGTCAGGCCTCAACAACGAAGGATGGTCACTCTCGGATGAAAAAACAGCGAATCTGCTGGAAAAGATAAAGAGCAAGGGCGTTCCACTGGGGGAATATGTCGGCGGGAAGATTTATTATGGAATCAAGACCGGACTTAATGAAGCATTTGTTATAGATGCGGAAACAAGGGAAAGGCTCATCAAGGAAGACCCTAAAAGCGCTGAGATCATCAAACCCTTTCTTGCCGGTCGGGACATCAAACGATATGAAACGCCGGTGGCTGATAAGTACTTAATATTCACCCGCCGTGGCATCAAGATTAATGATTATCCTGCGATAAAAGAATATTTAAGCCAATATAAAAAACAACTTGAACCAGGGACTGGGAGAAAACCGGGGAGTTATCAATGGTATGAAATTCAGGATACTGTTGCATATTATGAGGAATTTGAAAAGCCGAAAATAATTGTACCAGCAATTGTACAAAATGCATCATATTTAATAGATAATAATTCAAATTACTCAAATGACAAGACAACAATTATTAGACCAAATGATAAATCTTCATTAGATAATGAAATAAAATTTTTATTCTTACTCGTGGCGATACTAAATTCAAAAGTATCTGATTATATTATTTATTCGATTGCCTCAACCAAGCAGGGTGGTTATTATGAATATAAACCGATGTATATATCACAAATTCCCATTCCACTTGAAAATGTTTCCAATGATAAAAAACAACAATTAGCGTCTTTAACGTTACAGATGATCGAGACTAAAAAAGAGAAGTTACAATCTCAATCTGAATTAGCATTATCAGCTATAAGAAAAAAAGCCGATCTTATCGACCGCCAGATAGACGCCCTGGTCTACGAACTGTATGGCCTCACGGAGGAGGAGATAAAAATCGTGGAAAATATGTGTAAATAA
- a CDS encoding inositol phosphorylceramide synthase, whose product MMTYRLKQYYARLTPVDVLVSAFCGAMLLLVALRIREGGRTAVVLMLNYSAVLLTSAVIAPLTDRIRHPLVRNPLVRWLRHIYPLFLLGPFFRWTYPIGKFYFPVPFDDFLLRADMALFGFHVARDLVHRWGDRYWLTEWMNFSYLSYYWVTLYLPLYLYFSKRQKEFMYVMFNAGLVIYACFIIQAIFPAQGPVHYDPATCGYLEAGPVSWFAREFLARADIPGGAMPSGHIAGTVAIFIFAWRYARRAFWATSPIVVSLCISTVYGRYHYAVDAVAGILIAVAGVYMFGPRIYALLFTRLDREQEEPDNAAEIPA is encoded by the coding sequence ATGATGACCTATCGCCTCAAACAATACTATGCCCGCCTCACGCCGGTGGATGTCCTCGTGTCCGCCTTTTGCGGCGCCATGCTCCTCCTGGTGGCCCTGCGGATCAGGGAGGGTGGCCGGACCGCAGTGGTCCTGATGCTGAATTATTCCGCGGTCCTTCTGACATCCGCGGTCATAGCGCCCCTGACGGACCGCATCCGGCACCCCCTGGTGCGGAATCCCCTGGTGCGGTGGCTCAGGCACATCTACCCGCTGTTCCTGCTGGGACCGTTTTTCCGGTGGACATACCCGATCGGGAAATTCTACTTTCCCGTACCCTTTGACGACTTCCTGCTGCGGGCGGACATGGCCCTCTTCGGTTTCCATGTCGCCCGCGACCTTGTGCACCGGTGGGGTGACCGGTACTGGCTCACCGAATGGATGAACTTTTCCTATCTCTCCTATTACTGGGTCACCCTGTACCTGCCCCTCTACCTCTATTTTTCGAAACGACAGAAGGAATTCATGTACGTCATGTTCAACGCGGGCCTGGTCATTTACGCCTGCTTTATCATCCAGGCCATTTTTCCCGCCCAGGGCCCGGTACATTACGATCCCGCAACGTGCGGTTACCTCGAGGCCGGACCGGTCTCCTGGTTTGCCCGTGAATTTCTCGCCAGAGCGGACATTCCCGGCGGCGCCATGCCCTCCGGCCACATTGCCGGGACCGTGGCTATCTTCATATTCGCGTGGCGTTACGCCCGCAGGGCCTTCTGGGCCACGTCGCCGATCGTGGTCAGCCTCTGCATATCCACCGTGTACGGCCGGTACCACTACGCGGTAGACGCCGTAGCGGGGATACTGATCGCGGTGGCCGGCGTATATATGTTCGGGCCCCGGATCTACGCGCTGCTCTTCACGCGCCTTGACCGGGAACAGGAAGAACCGGACAACGCGGCCGAAATCCCCGCCTGA